In Blautia wexlerae DSM 19850, a single window of DNA contains:
- a CDS encoding glycerophosphodiester phosphodiesterase family protein — translation MRDRIMGDKKKEYRDKRTGMQTVRSVIFAIVLIITGFTSIISVADNTYAADEYRVHKSEVVVKTGATYTVKILNHDTKVSPKKFKWTSSNSKCVKVINGRIYGLKPGHATITAQMSGLKVNCEVFVCNKTETVLFKKYKKQVKVTAGKTIILEPQKYGKRLTYTSSDKTVATVSKKGKVTAKKAGNVKITSVSYGTDRYVSEIEVIVLPAASETPEITPTLTPDEPAPSVTPEPTVTVTPTPKITPAPEDEEKFRKPLDGVTHYILHRGEQTEAPENSVPAFEMAGRNGAEFVETDVRETADGVLVVSHDDSLLRMCGEDRLISEMTYEEIKQYPIINGRNASQYPDNLIPTLEQYIACCNKYSVTPVIEIKSIRTEEAMNLFMQLLTESQKEPVLICFRIETLGKLREMGFTGKLQWIRTVRVNASMIQQCKKYDLDISAEYKNISMNDINNAHQNGIRISVWLCRNEDMVDIFRKMGADYITYEKWNTDEVKMRYYSHSTIPRGVLA, via the coding sequence ATGAGAGATAGAATAATGGGAGATAAGAAAAAAGAATACAGAGACAAAAGAACAGGCATGCAGACTGTAAGGTCTGTCATATTTGCTATTGTGCTTATAATTACAGGTTTTACCAGTATAATATCTGTGGCAGATAATACTTATGCAGCAGACGAATATCGAGTGCATAAATCTGAGGTGGTTGTAAAGACCGGTGCCACTTATACAGTAAAGATCCTGAATCATGATACAAAAGTGAGTCCAAAGAAGTTTAAATGGACCAGCAGTAACTCAAAATGTGTAAAGGTTATAAATGGCAGGATATATGGTTTAAAGCCCGGACATGCAACGATCACAGCACAGATGAGTGGACTGAAAGTAAACTGCGAGGTTTTTGTCTGTAATAAAACGGAAACAGTTCTTTTTAAGAAATACAAAAAACAGGTGAAAGTAACGGCAGGAAAGACAATTATTCTGGAGCCGCAGAAGTATGGAAAAAGGCTGACTTATACTTCTTCTGATAAAACGGTGGCAACTGTATCAAAGAAAGGAAAAGTTACTGCAAAAAAGGCGGGAAATGTCAAAATCACCAGTGTTTCTTATGGTACTGACAGATATGTATCAGAGATAGAAGTGATCGTCCTGCCGGCAGCGTCAGAAACTCCGGAAATTACGCCTACACTGACGCCGGATGAACCAGCACCATCTGTGACCCCGGAGCCGACGGTAACGGTCACGCCAACTCCGAAAATCACACCTGCACCGGAAGATGAGGAAAAGTTCCGGAAACCCCTGGATGGAGTTACTCATTATATTTTGCACAGAGGTGAACAGACAGAAGCACCTGAGAATTCCGTGCCTGCCTTTGAGATGGCAGGACGCAATGGGGCGGAGTTTGTGGAGACAGATGTGAGAGAGACCGCAGATGGAGTTCTGGTTGTCTCTCATGATGATTCTTTGCTGCGGATGTGCGGGGAGGACAGGCTTATTTCAGAGATGACTTATGAGGAGATAAAGCAGTATCCGATTATAAATGGAAGAAATGCTTCGCAGTATCCGGATAATCTTATTCCTACACTGGAACAGTATATTGCATGCTGCAATAAGTACTCTGTGACGCCGGTGATTGAAATAAAGTCAATCCGTACGGAAGAAGCCATGAATTTGTTCATGCAGCTTCTGACTGAATCACAGAAAGAGCCGGTACTCATCTGTTTTCGCATAGAAACACTTGGTAAACTGCGTGAGATGGGATTTACAGGGAAATTGCAGTGGATTCGTACAGTGCGCGTGAATGCTTCTATGATACAGCAGTGTAAGAAATATGATCTGGACATAAGTGCAGAGTATAAAAATATCAGTATGAATGATATCAACAATGCTCATCAGAATGGAATCCGCATATCCGTATGGCTTTGCCGGAATGAAGATATGGTAGACATTTTCAGGAAAATGGGTGCGGATTATATCACGTATGAGAAGTGGAATACAGATGAAGTAAAAATGCGTTACTATTCACATAGCACTATCCCGCGAGGTGTTTTGGCATGA
- a CDS encoding leucine-rich repeat domain-containing protein gives MKKIAAMVLAGVLAAVPVSTTGAAEFQDGADTQNFILAAGEETSTDTDESKGISANDSVVEGLDKPLVFYPNTYYKFNVTGAGTQNTNPVEGDARWTPLYWSLSLKPQESDIHRKWEIGSAKGIYTKVERAYNIYIFFQREEYTGGIWEKNDIVQPVRYQFNAAPLTEQDGSYKYLIGGIGYKILNEREVSVTGLAAEYNVIQIPATVVINDKVYKVTTIDKNAFSGNKEITDVIFGNNVITIGKYAFSQCPNLRNIRFGSRVKRIGSNAFAQCTKLRNFILPASVRHIDARVFYQCPAVKVIRINSTALNYVGKKAFAVNKTVTIRLPEKLFARYQKLIKASSVYSKTRFVKY, from the coding sequence ATGAAAAAAATAGCAGCTATGGTGCTGGCAGGTGTTCTGGCAGCAGTTCCGGTCAGTACGACCGGTGCAGCGGAATTTCAGGATGGAGCAGATACACAGAATTTCATCTTGGCAGCCGGAGAGGAAACTTCAACAGACACAGATGAAAGCAAAGGGATAAGTGCAAATGACAGTGTCGTTGAAGGACTTGACAAACCTCTGGTTTTCTATCCCAACACTTACTATAAATTTAATGTGACCGGTGCCGGAACGCAGAATACGAATCCTGTTGAGGGAGATGCCAGATGGACACCATTATACTGGAGTCTTTCTCTCAAACCGCAGGAAAGCGATATTCACAGGAAATGGGAAATCGGTTCTGCAAAGGGTATTTATACAAAGGTGGAACGTGCATACAATATATATATCTTTTTCCAGAGAGAAGAATATACAGGAGGTATATGGGAGAAAAACGATATTGTACAACCTGTGAGATATCAGTTCAATGCAGCTCCGTTAACTGAACAGGATGGAAGCTATAAGTACCTGATAGGTGGAATTGGCTATAAGATTTTAAATGAAAGAGAAGTAAGCGTTACAGGTCTTGCTGCGGAATATAATGTGATACAAATTCCGGCTACAGTTGTGATCAATGATAAAGTTTATAAAGTAACTACAATTGACAAGAATGCCTTCAGCGGGAACAAAGAAATTACAGATGTTATTTTTGGAAATAATGTAATAACGATTGGAAAATATGCGTTCAGCCAGTGCCCGAATCTGCGGAACATAAGATTTGGCAGCAGAGTAAAAAGAATTGGCAGCAACGCATTTGCACAGTGTACAAAACTGCGAAATTTCATACTTCCTGCCAGTGTCAGACATATAGATGCCAGAGTTTTTTACCAGTGCCCGGCGGTCAAAGTGATCAGGATCAACAGTACAGCACTGAACTATGTTGGAAAAAAAGCTTTTGCGGTCAACAAAACCGTAACTATCAGACTTCCTGAGAAGCTGTTTGCCAGATATCAGAAACTGATCAAGGCAAGCAGTGTGTATTCTAAAACGAGGTTTGTGAAATATTAA
- the ftsH gene encoding ATP-dependent zinc metalloprotease FtsH has translation MNLDNKKPGRKPLYVYYIIAAVIIILLNVLLLPAIEGRKVQTTDYSTFLTGVEKDYVKTVEIQDDYIYYVAESDGQEGYFRTVKMNDPDLVDRLHDANVKFGAAAPQQTSIWISLIAGYVLPIAIFILLGRWLSKKMMSSMGGGPGGAMSFGKSNAKVYVKSSTGIKFSDVAGEDEAKDLLTEIVDYLHNPQKYREIGASMPKGALLVGPPGTGKTLLAKAVAGEAEVPFFSISGSEFVEMFVGMGAAKVRDLFKQANEKAPCIVFIDEIDTIGKKRDGAGFTGGNDEREQTLNQLLTEMDGFDGSKGVVILAATNRPDSLDPALLRPGRFDRRIPVELPDLKGREEILKVHAKKIKIADSVRFDEIAKAAAGASGAELANIVNEAALRAVRDGRKFATQADFEESIEVVIAGYQKKNRVLSNKEKLIVAYHEIGHALVAAKQTESAPVHKITIIPRTSGALGYTMQVDDGDHYLMTKEELANKIATFTGGRAAEELIFHSITTGASNDIEQATKLARAMISRYGMSEDFDMVAMENVTNQYLGGDSSLSCSFETQTLLDKKVVELVRMEHQKALKILQDNIGKLHELAKYLYEHETITGEEFMKILNAPVQAPTVVAESESNTKSENNAESENSTEADADTSSGKVNLQK, from the coding sequence ATGAACCTTGATAATAAAAAGCCTGGCAGAAAACCGCTTTATGTATATTATATCATTGCGGCAGTTATTATCATTCTTCTGAATGTGCTGTTACTTCCTGCAATTGAGGGACGAAAGGTACAGACGACTGATTACAGTACTTTCCTGACAGGGGTAGAGAAGGATTACGTTAAGACAGTAGAAATTCAGGATGATTATATTTATTATGTAGCAGAGAGTGACGGACAGGAGGGTTATTTCAGAACTGTCAAGATGAATGATCCTGACCTTGTAGACCGTTTGCATGATGCAAATGTCAAGTTCGGTGCAGCAGCACCACAGCAGACATCTATCTGGATCAGTCTGATCGCAGGATATGTACTGCCGATTGCCATCTTTATCCTTCTTGGAAGGTGGCTCAGCAAGAAGATGATGAGTTCCATGGGCGGAGGTCCCGGTGGGGCAATGTCATTTGGAAAGAGTAATGCGAAAGTATATGTGAAATCATCTACGGGAATCAAATTCTCAGATGTAGCGGGAGAGGACGAAGCCAAGGATCTTCTGACAGAAATCGTAGATTATCTTCATAACCCGCAGAAATACAGAGAAATCGGTGCATCTATGCCGAAAGGAGCCCTTCTTGTAGGCCCTCCGGGTACAGGTAAAACACTTCTTGCAAAAGCGGTAGCCGGTGAAGCGGAAGTTCCGTTCTTCTCCATTTCCGGTTCTGAATTCGTGGAAATGTTTGTTGGTATGGGCGCTGCCAAGGTGCGTGATCTTTTCAAACAGGCGAATGAGAAAGCTCCATGTATTGTATTTATCGATGAAATCGACACAATTGGAAAGAAACGTGATGGTGCCGGATTTACAGGCGGTAATGATGAGCGCGAGCAGACTCTGAACCAGCTGCTTACAGAGATGGATGGTTTTGACGGCTCCAAAGGTGTTGTGATCCTTGCGGCAACCAACAGACCGGATTCCCTTGATCCCGCACTTCTTCGTCCCGGACGTTTTGACAGACGTATTCCTGTTGAACTTCCGGATTTAAAAGGACGTGAGGAAATCCTTAAAGTCCATGCAAAGAAGATTAAGATCGCAGATTCCGTACGTTTTGATGAGATTGCGAAAGCTGCAGCCGGAGCTTCCGGTGCAGAACTTGCAAATATTGTCAATGAAGCAGCACTTCGTGCAGTACGTGACGGCAGAAAATTTGCCACTCAGGCAGATTTTGAGGAGAGTATCGAGGTAGTTATCGCAGGATATCAGAAGAAGAACAGAGTTCTTTCCAATAAAGAAAAACTGATAGTTGCTTATCATGAAATCGGACATGCGCTGGTTGCAGCAAAGCAGACCGAATCTGCACCGGTCCACAAGATCACTATTATTCCGCGTACATCAGGAGCACTCGGATATACCATGCAGGTGGATGACGGAGATCATTATCTGATGACAAAGGAAGAACTTGCAAATAAGATAGCGACCTTTACAGGCGGTCGTGCCGCTGAGGAACTGATCTTCCACTCTATTACAACCGGAGCATCCAATGATATCGAACAGGCGACTAAGCTTGCAAGAGCAATGATCTCCAGATATGGTATGAGTGAAGACTTCGATATGGTTGCCATGGAGAATGTGACAAATCAGTATCTGGGCGGAGACTCCAGCTTAAGCTGTTCTTTTGAGACACAGACTCTTCTGGATAAGAAGGTTGTGGAGCTTGTCAGGATGGAACACCAGAAAGCACTGAAAATCCTTCAGGACAATATCGGAAAGCTTCATGAACTTGCAAAATATCTATATGAGCATGAGACAATTACAGGTGAGGAATTTATGAAGATCCTGAATGCACCTGTACAGGCTCCAACTGTAGTGGCAGAATCTGAAAGTAATACAAAGTCTGAGAACAATGCAGAATCCGAAAACAGTACAGAAGCTGATGCAGATACATCTTCCGGGAAAGTGAATTTGCAGAAGTGA